From the genome of Vicia villosa cultivar HV-30 ecotype Madison, WI linkage group LG2, Vvil1.0, whole genome shotgun sequence, one region includes:
- the LOC131647943 gene encoding probable serine/threonine-protein kinase PBL23 has translation MVEDEDYRRKAKIALVAIVLLASLAVFASFVALAYYCYIRNEVSKRRRNSHKVEDANVNEKSDFSNLQVVAEEGLKVFTFKQLHSATGGFSKSNVVGHGGFGLVYRGVLNDGRKVGIKFMDQAGKQGEEEFKVEVELLSRLHSPYLLALLGYCSDHNHKLLVYEFMANGGLQEHLYPVSNNNSSVTSVNLDWETRLRIALEAAKGLEYLHEHVSPPVIHRDFKSSNILLDKKFHAKVSDFGLAKLGPDRVGGHVSTRVLGTQGYVAPEYALTGHLTTKSDVYSYGVVLLELLTGRVPVDMKRPPGEGVLVTWALPLLTDREKVVKIMDPALEGQYSMKDVIQVAAIATMCVQPEADYRPLMADVVQSLVPLVKTHRSNSKVGSCSSFNSPKLSPGPAQQPDNANM, from the exons ATGGTGGAAGATGAAGATTACAGAAGGAAAGCCAAGATTGCACTTGTAGCTATTGTGCTACTTGCTTCCTTAGCTGTTTTCGCTTCTTTTGTTGCTCTTGCTTACTATTGTTACATCCGTAACGAGGTTTCCAAGCGCCGACGTAACAGTCATAaag TTGAAGATGCTAACGTTAATGAGAAAAGTGATTTTTCAAATCTGCAAGTTGTTGCTGAGGAAGGACTTAAGGTGTTCACTTTTAAGCAGCTGCATTCTGCTACTGGGGGATTCAGCAAGTCGAATGTGGTGGGTCATGGTGGATTTGGACTAGTTTACCGTGGAGTGCTCAATGATGGAAGGAAGGTTGGGATTAAGTTTATGGATCAAGCCGGAAAGCAAGGAGAAGAAGAGTTTAAAGTCGAG GTGGAATTGCTAAGTCGGTTGCATTCACCATATTTGCTTGCATTGCTTGGATACTGCTCTGATCATAATCATAAGCTGTTGGTGTATGAATTTATGGCGAATGGTGGCTTACAAGAACATCTTTATCCCGTCAGCAATAACA ATTCTAGTGTCACATCTGTTAATTTGGATTGGGAAACTCGATTAAGAATCGCACTTGAAGCTGCCAAGGGTTTGGAATATCTTCATGAACATGTCAGTCCTCCGGTGATTCACAGAGATTTTAAGAGCAGCAACATCCTCTTGGACAAAAAATTTCATGCTAAAGTTTCTGATTTTGGATTGGCAAAGCTTGGACCTGATAGAGTCGGTGGACATGTTTCAACTCGCGTTCTAGGCACCCAAGGATACGTTGCCCCCGA ATATGCACTAACAGGACATTTAACAACAAAATCAGATGTGTATAGTTACGGTGTCGTACTTTTGGAGCTTCTTACCGGCCGAGTGCCTGTTGATATGAAGAGACCTCCTGGAGAAGGCGTACTCGTTACTTGG GCTTTGCCCCTTTTGACTGATAGAGAAAAAGTTGTAAAGATTATGGATCCAGCATTGGAGGGACAATATTCAATGAAAGATGTCATTCAAGTAGCAGCGATTGCGACAATGTGTGTGCAACCAGAAGCAGATTACAGACCTCTCATGGCAGATGTAGTGCAGTCTTTGGTTCCATTGGTGAAGACTCACCGATCCAACTCAAAAGTAGGCAGCTGCTCTAGTTTCAATTCACCCAAGTTGTCACCTGGCCCTGCCCAACAACCAGATAATGCAAATATGTAA